TTTCATCCTGAACTGCATTTTTTTTTAGTCATTTTTTTATAAATCTCTAAATTTTATCACTAAAGGACATCTATTTTGTGTTTTTACAGAATTTGTTCACTTATAAGATTATCAATCACCTATGAAATAAACACATGCTTTTTTAGACTAAAAAGAACATTAGTCATCGACTAATGTTCTTTTACCTCTGACCATTTTTTAAGCAGGGCCTTCATTTTCAAACGTGAAACTGGACAAGAATCGCCATTTTCAAAGTAAATCATCAACTGAGTCTTATCAATACGAGATATGTTATCCAAATTAACTAAAAAGGAGCGATGACAAGAAAAGAGTTTTTTATTTACCGAAGTAATATCTCCAAGATTGGCATAAAACTCCAGACGCTCTGTTTTGGTAATTAGCATCACCTTATGAGGTGTCACAGCAGTCGCAAAATAATAAATATCTCTCATAGGGACTTGGATCCGAGACTGAGCGGTTTCAAACACAAATATCTCATCATCATCCACATCTCCAACTTTTTGGTTCACAAAAGTCAATGTTTGTTTTAGTTGTTGTTTGAATTCTGCATTAGAAACTGTCTTATCAATGAAATCTAGTGCAGAAACCTTGTATTTAAAACTGATCGGTGCAAACTCTGAGTGAGTTGTTACAAAAATAATAACTGCATTAGCATCTTGTTGGCGAATTTCTGAGGCGACTTCTAGCCCCTTCTTTCGCTCACCATCAATATCGATATCTAAAAGGAAAACCTGATGGTTGCCCTTCTCGTTGATACTGGACAATAGTTTGTGAGGTTTAGAAAAAACTTCAAGTTTTCGTACAGAAAACGTGCCCTCTGAAACCAATTCTCGGATGATGTCGCTAATGCGTGTTTGCTGCATTAAGTCATCTTCTAAAATGTATATATTCATATTAGGGCCTCATTTCTAGTATTTGCATCATTTTACGATTCTGACTACGGACAGAAAAGGAAGTGTTCGGATAACGTTCCAAGATATCTTGAACA
Above is a window of Streptococcus salivarius DNA encoding:
- a CDS encoding response regulator transcription factor; the encoded protein is MNIYILEDDLMQQTRISDIIRELVSEGTFSVRKLEVFSKPHKLLSSINEKGNHQVFLLDIDIDGERKKGLEVASEIRQQDANAVIIFVTTHSEFAPISFKYKVSALDFIDKTVSNAEFKQQLKQTLTFVNQKVGDVDDDEIFVFETAQSRIQVPMRDIYYFATAVTPHKVMLITKTERLEFYANLGDITSVNKKLFSCHRSFLVNLDNISRIDKTQLMIYFENGDSCPVSRLKMKALLKKWSEVKEH